The following proteins are encoded in a genomic region of Candidatus Zixiibacteriota bacterium:
- a CDS encoding RNA polymerase sigma factor, with the protein MNLNDLYSAARNGDRRAEEKLFDVLTARFRLFSRQRIWDSDVSEEVVQESLLTIYKEYKTITFTSSFAAWAYKVLNNRILAQIKKGQRQASRLQPLPEGDTTVAPASEDFDPALKRRLLDCLKKIRSTNLRYARILNLQYQGFDTEDVCRRLAVTRSNLYSLLSRARTVLELCLEEGGVL; encoded by the coding sequence ATGAATCTCAATGACCTCTATAGTGCAGCCCGCAACGGCGACCGGCGCGCCGAGGAAAAGCTATTTGATGTTCTGACTGCAAGATTCAGGCTGTTTTCGCGCCAGAGAATATGGGACAGCGACGTTTCCGAAGAAGTCGTCCAGGAGAGCCTGTTGACGATTTATAAGGAGTACAAGACGATTACCTTTACCTCAAGCTTCGCCGCCTGGGCATACAAAGTACTGAACAATCGGATCCTCGCCCAGATCAAGAAAGGCCAAAGGCAAGCAAGTCGTTTGCAGCCGTTGCCCGAGGGTGATACAACTGTCGCCCCCGCCTCTGAAGACTTTGACCCGGCCTTGAAACGACGGCTTCTGGATTGTCTGAAGAAGATTCGTTCCACCAACTTGCGCTACGCCCGGATTCTCAATTTACAGTACCAGGGATTCGATACTGAAGATGTATGCAGGCGATTGGCCGTGACTCGCAGCAACTTGTATTCGCTGCTATCACGGGCGCGTACGGTTTTGGAGCTATGTCTTGAGGAAGGGGGCGTGCTGTGA